In Microbacterium lushaniae, the following are encoded in one genomic region:
- a CDS encoding TIGR03618 family F420-dependent PPOX class oxidoreductase, with the protein MAKTWNDVRPYFERTAVAHVATLLPDGAPHSVPVWVGVEGDRLAFFTQAGSRKDANLQRDPRIAVSITHPDQPLDMAFVRGRVVERIEGDDAMVVVDRIAERYTGAPYELRSGFVAFLIQPEICWSQDYSGE; encoded by the coding sequence ATGGCGAAGACCTGGAACGACGTCCGTCCGTACTTCGAACGCACCGCCGTCGCCCATGTCGCGACGCTGCTCCCCGACGGCGCACCGCACTCGGTGCCGGTGTGGGTGGGCGTGGAAGGCGACCGGCTCGCCTTCTTCACGCAGGCCGGTTCCCGCAAGGACGCCAACCTGCAACGCGACCCGCGCATCGCCGTGTCGATCACGCACCCCGACCAGCCGCTGGACATGGCGTTCGTGCGCGGGCGCGTCGTGGAGCGCATCGAGGGCGATGACGCGATGGTCGTGGTGGACCGGATCGCCGAGCGCTATACCGGTGCGCCGTACGAACTCCGCTCGGGCTTCGTCGCATTCCTCATCCAGCCCGAGATCTGCTGGTCGCAGGACTACTCCGGCGAGTGA
- a CDS encoding DUF427 domain-containing protein encodes MRRPTPDPTGPGQESVWEYPRPPRIERTGRRVRIELGGQTLVDTDDVVRVLETSHPPVYYVPVDAFAPGALAPGEGASFCEYKGAARYFDVTGGGQVRRGAAWYYPHPSAGYELLRGRVAVYAAPMDRCTVDDVEVVPQPGGFYGGWVTPDVVGPFKGTPGSMGR; translated from the coding sequence ATGCGGCGTCCCACCCCCGATCCCACCGGCCCCGGACAGGAATCGGTGTGGGAGTACCCGCGTCCTCCGCGCATCGAACGCACCGGCCGCCGCGTGCGCATCGAGCTCGGCGGCCAGACCCTGGTCGACACCGATGACGTCGTGCGCGTGCTCGAGACGAGCCATCCGCCGGTCTACTACGTGCCGGTGGACGCTTTCGCCCCCGGTGCGCTCGCGCCGGGGGAGGGAGCGTCGTTCTGCGAGTACAAGGGCGCGGCGCGGTACTTCGACGTGACCGGCGGTGGACAGGTGCGCCGCGGTGCCGCGTGGTACTACCCGCACCCCTCCGCGGGCTACGAGCTCCTCCGCGGTCGCGTGGCCGTGTACGCCGCCCCGATGGACCGCTGCACGGTCGACGACGTCGAGGTGGTGCCGCAGCCCGGCGGCTTCTACGGCGGCTGGGTCACGCCCGACGTCGTCGGTCCGTTCAAGGGGACGCCCGGTTCGATGGGCCGGTGA
- a CDS encoding phospholipase has translation MRSSNIRAAVRRPSRRLVAGVGACLGTVLAILGTTNVAAVATENASTGPVAPPTAAVLTPALTADIDTVAISAPDAAAALAAAQASLESAEALQEEIAASDLELEGQPVIDTAPLRDAVERLQEATFVPVLLFPALAEDAAAHAQALDARVAEAAQALEAARAQKAAEEAAAEAQRQAEAAAAAEAQRQAELLAAVNTPAGARAYAQQLAAERYGWGGDQFSCLVSLWEKESNWNYQAYNPSSGATGIPQALPGSKMASAGPDWQTNAATQIAWGLDYIARAYGSPCSAWGHSQATNWY, from the coding sequence ATGCGTTCCAGCAACATCCGCGCTGCCGTCCGCCGTCCCTCCCGCCGTCTCGTCGCCGGGGTCGGCGCGTGCCTGGGCACGGTGCTCGCCATCCTCGGCACGACGAACGTCGCCGCCGTCGCCACCGAGAACGCGTCGACAGGACCCGTCGCCCCGCCCACGGCAGCCGTCCTCACTCCCGCGCTCACGGCCGACATCGACACCGTCGCGATCAGTGCGCCGGATGCGGCCGCCGCCCTCGCCGCCGCCCAGGCGTCGCTGGAGTCGGCGGAAGCCCTGCAGGAGGAGATCGCCGCATCCGATCTCGAGCTGGAAGGGCAGCCGGTCATCGACACGGCGCCGCTGAGAGATGCCGTCGAACGACTCCAGGAGGCGACGTTCGTCCCTGTGCTGCTGTTCCCCGCCCTCGCCGAAGACGCCGCCGCGCACGCGCAGGCCCTGGACGCCCGCGTCGCCGAGGCCGCACAGGCGCTGGAGGCCGCGCGCGCACAGAAGGCCGCCGAGGAAGCGGCAGCGGAGGCGCAGCGCCAGGCCGAGGCCGCTGCCGCTGCCGAGGCGCAGCGTCAAGCGGAGCTCCTCGCCGCGGTCAACACGCCCGCCGGCGCGCGGGCGTACGCGCAGCAGCTGGCCGCCGAGCGCTACGGGTGGGGCGGCGACCAGTTCTCCTGCCTCGTTTCGCTGTGGGAGAAGGAGTCGAACTGGAACTACCAGGCGTACAACCCCTCCAGCGGCGCCACCGGCATCCCGCAGGCGCTGCCGGGCAGCAAGATGGCCAGCGCCGGACCCGACTGGCAGACCAACGCGGCCACCCAGATCGCGTGGGGCCTGGATTACATCGCCCGGGCGTACGGCTCGCCGTGCAGCGCGTGGGGGCACTCGCAGGCCACGAACTGGTACTGA
- a CDS encoding PadR family transcriptional regulator, protein MSGSFLGDGFAGFGGTGRSGDGGTGSAGPGAGWPATGIWDAMEQLRSAFMPKQSSTRMGRGDVRAAVLSLLAERPMHGYQIISEIEERSGGTWKPSPGSVYPTLQLLADEGLIEAEESGGRKTYALTEAGRQVAAAEGATPWESSGARDTGRHSALTKSGIDLAQAVAQVGRSGSSDQIREAVGVLDEARRKIFSILARD, encoded by the coding sequence ATGAGCGGTTCATTCCTGGGCGACGGGTTCGCGGGATTCGGCGGCACCGGCCGCAGCGGCGACGGCGGGACCGGGAGCGCCGGCCCCGGCGCGGGCTGGCCGGCCACGGGCATCTGGGACGCGATGGAGCAGTTGCGGAGCGCCTTCATGCCCAAGCAGTCGTCGACACGCATGGGTCGCGGCGATGTCCGCGCCGCCGTGCTGTCGCTGCTGGCCGAGCGCCCCATGCACGGATACCAGATCATCTCGGAGATCGAGGAGCGCAGCGGGGGGACGTGGAAGCCGAGCCCCGGCTCGGTGTACCCGACGCTCCAGCTGCTGGCGGACGAGGGACTGATCGAGGCGGAGGAGTCGGGCGGACGCAAGACGTACGCGCTCACGGAGGCGGGCCGTCAGGTCGCCGCCGCCGAGGGGGCGACACCGTGGGAGAGCTCAGGCGCGCGCGACACCGGACGGCATTCGGCGCTGACGAAGTCGGGCATCGACCTCGCGCAGGCCGTCGCACAGGTGGGCCGCTCGGGCAGCTCCGACCAGATCCGGGAGGCCGTGGGCGTTCTGGACGAGGCGCGCCGGAAGATCTTCTCCATC
- the pgi gene encoding glucose-6-phosphate isomerase: MSAPVDPTSTSAWSRLTAARDSFTPDLRGWFAGDPARVERMTHTLGDLHVDLSKNLVTDDILASLVQLAEETGVAERYADMIRGGHVNTTEDRAVLHTALRRPAGASPELVVDGQHVDTDVHEVLDRLSAFAQGVRAGEWRGVTGKKVTHVVNIGIGGSDLGPVMVYEALKPLADAGIEARFVSNIDPTDVAQKTEGLDPETTLFIVASKTFTTLETLTNARLARDWLWARLAATGAIDDTDAARTDAVAHHFVAVSTALDKVADFGIDPSNAFGFWDWVGGRYSVGSAIGLSLAITLGPDAFRELLAGFHVVDEHVASTPLERNVPVLMGLLNVWYTNFLGAQSHAVLPYAQQLHRFPAYLQQLTMESNGKSVRWDGTPVTTDTGEVFWGEPGTNGQHAFYQLIHQGTRLIPADFIAFAQPAYPLEDDGRDVHGLFLANFLAQTKALAFGKTAEEVEAEGTTGALVAARTFPGNRPTTSIFGPALTPSVLGQLIALYEHITFTQGTIWGINSFDQWGVELGKQLALQIAPAIEGDAEALQAQDASTKSLLAYYRSQRP; encoded by the coding sequence GTGAGTGCACCTGTCGACCCCACGTCCACGTCCGCTTGGAGCCGGCTGACCGCGGCCCGCGACTCCTTCACCCCTGATCTGCGGGGCTGGTTCGCCGGCGACCCCGCGCGCGTGGAGCGGATGACGCACACGCTCGGGGATCTGCACGTGGATCTGTCGAAGAACCTCGTCACCGACGACATCCTCGCCTCCCTCGTGCAGCTGGCCGAGGAGACCGGCGTCGCCGAGCGCTACGCCGACATGATCCGCGGCGGGCACGTGAACACGACCGAAGACCGTGCCGTGCTGCACACGGCTCTCCGCCGGCCCGCGGGGGCGAGCCCCGAGCTGGTCGTCGACGGTCAGCACGTCGACACCGACGTGCACGAGGTGCTCGACCGGCTCTCCGCGTTCGCGCAGGGCGTGCGCGCGGGGGAGTGGCGCGGGGTCACGGGCAAGAAGGTCACGCACGTCGTCAACATCGGCATCGGCGGGTCCGATCTCGGGCCCGTGATGGTCTACGAAGCACTCAAGCCCCTCGCCGACGCGGGTATCGAGGCGCGCTTCGTCTCCAACATCGATCCCACCGACGTGGCTCAGAAGACCGAGGGCCTGGATCCGGAGACGACGTTGTTCATCGTCGCGTCCAAGACCTTCACGACGCTGGAGACCCTCACCAACGCCCGCCTCGCCCGCGACTGGCTGTGGGCGAGGCTTGCCGCAACGGGGGCGATCGATGACACCGACGCGGCGCGCACCGACGCCGTCGCGCACCACTTCGTGGCCGTCTCCACCGCCTTGGACAAGGTCGCAGACTTCGGGATCGACCCGTCCAACGCGTTCGGCTTCTGGGACTGGGTGGGCGGACGCTACTCCGTCGGCAGCGCGATCGGCCTGTCGCTGGCGATCACGCTCGGTCCCGACGCCTTCCGGGAGCTGCTCGCGGGGTTCCACGTCGTCGACGAGCACGTGGCATCCACGCCGCTGGAACGCAACGTGCCGGTGCTCATGGGGCTTCTGAACGTCTGGTACACGAACTTCCTCGGCGCGCAGTCGCACGCCGTGCTGCCCTACGCACAGCAGCTGCACCGCTTCCCGGCGTACCTGCAGCAGCTGACGATGGAGTCCAACGGCAAGTCGGTGCGGTGGGACGGCACCCCCGTGACGACCGACACGGGCGAGGTCTTCTGGGGCGAGCCCGGCACGAACGGCCAGCACGCGTTCTACCAGCTGATCCACCAGGGGACGCGCCTGATCCCCGCCGACTTCATCGCGTTCGCCCAGCCCGCCTACCCGCTGGAGGACGACGGCCGCGACGTGCATGGACTGTTCCTGGCGAACTTCCTCGCCCAGACCAAGGCGCTGGCGTTCGGGAAGACCGCCGAGGAGGTCGAGGCCGAGGGGACCACCGGAGCGCTCGTGGCCGCCCGGACCTTCCCGGGCAACCGGCCCACGACGTCGATCTTCGGGCCGGCGCTGACCCCGTCGGTGCTGGGTCAGCTCATCGCGCTGTACGAGCACATCACCTTCACGCAGGGCACGATCTGGGGGATCAACTCCTTCGACCAGTGGGGCGTCGAGCTCGGCAAGCAGCTCGCGCTGCAGATCGCCCCCGCGATCGAGGGGGATGCGGAGGCACTCCAGGCGCAGGATGCGTCGACGAAGTCGCTGCTGGCGTACTACCGATCCCAGCGGCCCTGA